gtccggcgccgtcgccccctccgggaaaggcaagcctcgtgccccgcGCAAGACCGCCGCCGCTACCAAGCCGAAGAAGGCGCTGACGTCCGAACaacgggcaagggagtcggccaagaggaagggctGGAGGCATGCGGCGGACGCGAGGGATGAggccgcagccgtcgccgccgcgcaGCAGGAGTTCACCCACGCCCGCGTCgcggcggcaacgagggaggcgctctacatgctaGGTGTAAACCCTAGCCAACACAACCTCGTCCAAGCCGCcgtcgccgcggccagcaccggctcgtcGGCATTTCCTCGGTTGGTGCTGCCCGACTCACCCCACGCGTCGGCTTGCAACCCGGtccccggcttccacgtctacccgcaggcctcccgcctctccgCGGAGTGCTCACCCGATGTGAGCGTGGTCgcgccttccacgcccgcgcccgcgcccatcgacctcaacgccaccccgATGGTCAGTGGCTCGTCGTCCGGCGGCATGAGGAAACGCGcgcggcagacgccggccggcgggCTCCCGGACGCCCGTAACCCGTTCGAGGAAATGCCGTCCACCgtcgacgaggactacatgcaAAACCTCATCTTCGAGGGTGGTGCGCCGGGCGCTTGGCTACGATcccgacgagacacaaagccaggaGGGCCACGGGGCGTTCACGccggccgctggctatgatcccgatCAGGTGGCCTTCATGGATGCGGCCACCAATgccttgatcgcaagcgtggacgTCATGATGAATAAGAAGGACTCAAGGAAAGAGGAGCGTCGACGTTTCAAGGCGGAGCAAATGGATGCTTTCAtgaagatccaaaggaggaggcttgatcttgacgccgagaagcaagccaagatgttcgagctcgaggcggagaagcaagccaagatgccggGGATCGAGGCCGCCAACACCAAGACAAAGGCAAAAGAAGTGGCTCTTGCAAGCATGATGACCGGGatagagatcatgaaggtggatctcaacaccgtgtcgccaaggaagagaccgtggttcgagaagatgcatgCCGACATGttcaagttcgacgacgagtgatctatggcgtCGAGAGCcatcttttttgtatgccggcaggTGTGCCGGCACGACCACGGGAGCtgcgatggcgtggtcgaactcaagtcccaccttttttgtgtgctggcatgtgtgccggccggctggcaagtgcgccagcatgaactgtggtattttctgaagccggcattgtatgccggcgatagcatggtgccggcatgagacatggccgctggcatgatcaGCCGAGGGCCTTTTGTATTTAAAAGTTGAAtgcggacatgaaatgggtcggcgcgttggacgcACTGCCGTCCCAAATGCAAAACTAAGCAGACGCAGGACGGATGGCcgattcaaacaaacaaaaaacggACAAATGCATCGTCCATTTGGGTGGCCCCATTGGAGTTGCCCTTATAAATCTCAAAAAGGAAAAACATACGCCCTTATATTTCTCCACGGAGTAATAGTATTCTGTCGGATCTCGGACGAGAGCCTGCAAACCCTAGTCCCACTCGCTTCACTCTTCTTCCCCGCGGCAGGCCCCAAATCCAGTTCCCCTCTCCCATTCCCACCGCCGGCCGGCCGCCACATCCGCGCCAATGGCCACGCCACTCACCGCCGACGAGCCTCCCCCTCCGCCTAATCCTGACGGAGACGCCCCCTCCCCGCCCACGGACGCCGAATCCCCCCCGCCGCTCCCGGAGGCCGACGCCCCTGCCGCGCCGCCCccggacgccgacgccgacgccccgCCTCTGCAGCAGCCGCACCTCCCGGACGGCATCCTGGAGGACATCTTCCTGCGGCTCACGACGGCGGGGGACGTCGCGCGGGCGTCGGCCGCCTGCGCCTCCTTCCGGGCCATCACGTCCGCGCTCCCGTTCCGGCGCCGATTCCGCGCGCTCCACAGGGCCCCGGTCCTCGGCTTCCTCCGGGAGGACTTCTACGCCGCCCGCCCGCCGCACCCCTCCGCCCCGGCCGCGCGCGCCCTCGCGCGGGCCGCCGActtcgccttctccttcctccccgaCGACGCCGCCTGCTGGAGCCCCCGCGACGCGCGTGACGGCCGCGTGCTCTTCTCCGCGGTCCCCAGCTCCCACGGCCGCGGCAGCTTCGCCGACGCTACCTCCACCACCTTTGTTGACCTCGCCGTCGCCGACCCGCTCTTCCGCCGCTGCGTCCGCGTCCCGCCCGTCCCCGACGACCTGGCGGCCCCCGTCCTGCGGTGGGGCATGCTCGACTTCGAGCCCTTCCTTGCGCCGGCCAGCGCCGAGGACCTGCGCGACGATGGCGTGCCCTTTAGGGTCATCGGCAAGGTGCTGTGCGAGGACAGGGTCGCCGTGTTCGTCTTCTCCTCGCATACCGGCGAGTGGCGCAGGTACGGCTCAAGCGAGTTGTCCAACGACTTCGCGCTGGACGCCTTGTACGAGCGGCGCCACTACGTGCAGGGCTGCTTCTGCTGGCTGTTGGAGTGGATGGAGAAGCTGCTCATGCTTGACGCCGGCACGATGGAGTTCTCCATTGTCGACCTCCCGCCCGGCAACGACGAGAGGCGGTTCGCCATTCTGGAGGCAGGGCAGGGCAGGATTGGGCTGCTCAATATTGGTAGAAACACATTGGACTTGTACTACAAGACCTGGCCAGGCAAACGCAATGAAGAGTGGCAACACGAAACGAAAGATCACCCATTGCCCGACTATCACTGGCGCATCATAGGTTCTGATGAGGAGTACTTGCTCCTGAGAGGGATTTCGCTTGATTGGCCCTGGTTCGGGAGCGCTTCATCAGAGAGTCCGGATATTGAGTATTTTGCACTGGAGCTCAAGGCATTGCAACTCGAGAGGATGTATGTGTCCAAGCACAAAATGTTGCATGCTCACCTGTACAGGGGCTACCCGCCGCAGATCTCGGCACCAACTCTATGAACTGGTAAACTTGCTACTGTATCATCCTCTTGTTTTCAGCAGTTGGGGGGAGAGAGTATTCTTTGCTTTGAAAGCCATATTTGTTATTCCCTCTGTCCACAAAATTACATTGTAGTAGACCATTAGCCATGGGCACAAACCATACAATAACTATTGTGTAGGCTAAAATTATCATCATTCCTTTCTCTTGCTCCAAAGTTCCCCTGCATGTTTTCTTTCCAAGGAGGCAAGGTTGGCTTGTTCATGGGAGTAATAGTTTTGGGCATAATAGGAAATGTGGAGAAGTGCCTACAAAGTTGTCAACTGAGCACATTGAAGGAAAACAAAATTCCTAAGTGACCTACATTTGTTTCtactcctttttcttttctttagttCCTACATGTGCATTTTCGTGGCTGCAACACATGTAACACACAAATCCATGCCAAAGATATATCAAGAAAAATGGTCCTGGTGCCATGTACATACTCTGTTTTTTAATATAgagcagtaggagcctctcctgctGTAACTTCTCAAAAAAGTAGGTGAATATTGTTTTTGCAAAGATTCAAGCACCACCATTGTCATGCTGCAACTCGACTGTTGTTAATGATTCAGTACTGTAACACACAAATCCATGCCAAAGATATATCAAGAAAAATGGTCCTGGTGCCATTTACATACTCTGTTTTTTAATATAGAGCAGTAGGAGCCTCTCCCGCAGTAACTTCTCAAAAAAGAAGGTTAATATTGTTTATGCAAAGATTCAAGCACCACCATTGTCATGCTGCAACTCGACTGTTGTTAATGATTCAGTACTGTATGCCATCCATGGTTGAGAACTGCTAATTTGCACTAGTGGTTTCAGGTTTGCAATATTGCTATCACTTTTACATTGCTGCCATACAGACTATGACAACTGTTATCTCATTAACACTTTTAGTAAATTTGATATAGTAGATGAAAACAACTTGGTATTATTGCTTCACTTATTCggtagtgagcaaatggagagagtTTTAATTGATTTTCAAGAAATGTTCAGGATAGTGGTAACTGGTACCATCTCGGTCAGGTGCTGAATAGGGATTAATAGGCGAATTGGCCATTTAACTGCATTTATCGgtgggttaactagggccataccaAACATGTAGCTATGTGTTAGCCATATTCTGCTTGTCCCTCTACTATCCTTTTTGTCTTTTCTTTCTGCATAAGTCACATTTGGGCTGTCCTCACCGCTGGTAAGCTGATGCCCATTCGCCCACTATTGTTCCAGCGGTGGGTGTgtaaaaagccccccccccccNNNNNNNNNNNNNNNNNNNNNNNNNNNNNNNNNNNNNNNNNNNNNNNNNNNNNNNNNNNNNNNNNNNNNNNNNNNNNNNNNNNNNNNNNNNNNNNNNNNNNNNNNNNNNNNNNNNNNNNNNNNNNNNNNNNNNNNNNNNNNNNNNNNNNNNNNNNNNNNNNNNNNNNNNNNNNNNNNNNNNNNNNNNNNNNNNNNNNNNNNNNNNNNNNNNNNNNNNNNNNNNNNNNNNNNNNNNNNNNNNNNNNNNNNNNNNNNNNNNNNNNNNNNNNNNNNNNNNNNNNNNNNNNNNNNNNNNNNNNNNNNNNNNNNNNNNNNNNNNNNNNNNNNNNNNNNNNNNNNNNNNNNNNNNNNNNNNNNNNNNNNNNNNNNNNNNNNNNNNNNNNNNNNNNNNNNNNNNNNNNNNNNNNNNNNNNNNNNNNNNNNNNNNNNNNNNNNNNNNNNNNNNNNNNNNNNNNNNNNNNNNNNNNNNNNNNNNNNNNNNNNNNNNNNNNNNNNNNNNNNNNNNNNNNNNNNNNNNNNNNNNNNNNNNNNNNNNNNNNNNNNNNNNNNNNNNNNNNNNNNNNNNNNNNNNNNNNNNNNNNNNNNNNNNNNNNNNNNNNNNNNNNNNNNNNNNNNNNNCCCCAACCGTAAGAAGTGAAGCAGCTGGAGATGTGCACGGGCTGGAAAATTTGGGCTCTAGCAGCCCAAAACTGCC
This portion of the Triticum dicoccoides isolate Atlit2015 ecotype Zavitan chromosome 7A, WEW_v2.0, whole genome shotgun sequence genome encodes:
- the LOC119330514 gene encoding uncharacterized protein LOC119330514, with the translated sequence MATPLTADEPPPPPNPDGDAPSPPTDAESPPPLPEADAPAAPPPDADADAPPLQQPHLPDGILEDIFLRLTTAGDVARASAACASFRAITSALPFRRRFRALHRAPVLGFLREDFYAARPPHPSAPAARALARAADFAFSFLPDDAACWSPRDARDGRVLFSAVPSSHGRGSFADATSTTFVDLAVADPLFRRCVRVPPVPDDLAAPVLRWGMLDFEPFLAPASAEDLRDDGVPFRVIGKVLCEDRVAVFVFSSHTGEWRRYGSSELSNDFALDALYERRHYVQGCFCWLLEWMEKLLMLDAGTMEFSIVDLPPGNDERRFAILEAGQGRIGLLNIGRNTLDLYYKTWPGKRNEEWQHETKDHPLPDYHWRIIGSDEEYLLLRGISLDWPWFGSASSESPDIEYFALELKALQLERMYVSKHKMLHAHLYRGYPPQISAPTL